The Streptomyces sp. NBC_01689 genome includes a window with the following:
- a CDS encoding type II toxin-antitoxin system Rv0910 family toxin, with protein MAEVSAEARIEAPAEKVWAQLTDFSSYGRWNSTHTGFPKGAPTSLEIGGTFEENMKLMGFPAEVAWTVEELEPVRVLAIRGKGPMAVTVATRYTLTPVGDATSVRIDGEFTGAAVSLMAGKLKDSATAALDESLRKLGGLVT; from the coding sequence ATGGCCGAAGTCAGCGCCGAGGCACGCATCGAGGCGCCCGCCGAGAAGGTGTGGGCACAGCTCACCGACTTCTCCTCGTACGGCCGGTGGAACTCGACCCACACCGGTTTCCCCAAGGGTGCCCCCACCTCACTCGAGATCGGCGGGACCTTCGAGGAGAACATGAAGCTCATGGGGTTCCCGGCCGAGGTCGCCTGGACCGTCGAGGAACTGGAACCCGTCCGCGTCCTGGCCATCCGCGGCAAGGGCCCGATGGCCGTCACCGTCGCCACCCGGTACACCCTCACCCCCGTCGGCGACGCCACTTCGGTGCGCATCGACGGGGAGTTCACCGGCGCCGCCGTCTCGCTGATGGCCGGAAAGCTCAAGGACTCGGCGACGGCCGCCCTCGACGAGTCGCTGCGCAAGCTGGGCGGACTGGTGACCTGA
- a CDS encoding pyridoxamine 5'-phosphate oxidase family protein: MSETSTQPGTARPAAYTPTERTVPTRSRERAAYDHALVHAILDEGYVCHLGFVRDGAPVVLPTLYARVGRRLYLHGSTGSRPLRMAEGGDPGLAVCVTVTHVDGLVLARSAFHHSINYRSVVVHGVAHQVADADEKRAALDALVDQVVPGRSADARAANAKELAATAVIALDLDEVSAKLRTGGPNDDPEDLDLPHWTGVVPVTKGHGTPIPAADLAPGIDLPGYLTAR; the protein is encoded by the coding sequence ATGTCGGAGACGAGCACACAGCCAGGGACGGCGCGGCCCGCCGCCTACACCCCGACCGAGCGCACCGTCCCCACCCGTTCCAGGGAGCGCGCCGCGTACGACCACGCGCTGGTCCACGCGATACTCGACGAGGGCTACGTCTGCCATCTCGGCTTCGTCCGGGACGGCGCGCCGGTCGTACTTCCCACCCTCTACGCGCGGGTCGGCCGACGCCTCTACCTGCACGGCTCGACGGGATCGCGGCCCCTGCGGATGGCCGAGGGCGGCGACCCGGGCCTGGCGGTCTGTGTGACCGTCACCCATGTCGACGGACTCGTGCTGGCCCGGTCCGCCTTCCACCATTCGATCAACTACCGCTCCGTGGTGGTGCACGGCGTCGCCCACCAGGTCGCGGACGCGGACGAGAAGCGCGCGGCACTGGACGCGCTGGTCGACCAGGTCGTACCCGGCCGCTCCGCCGACGCGCGCGCGGCCAACGCCAAGGAGCTGGCGGCCACCGCGGTGATCGCCCTCGACCTGGACGAGGTCTCCGCCAAGCTCCGCACCGGCGGCCCGAACGACGACCCCGAGGACCTGGACCTCCCCCACTGGACGGGCGTGGTCCCCGTCACCAAGGGACACGGCACGCCGATCCCCGCGGCCGACCTCGCCCCCGGCATCGACCTCCCCGGATATCTGACGGCCCGGTAG
- a CDS encoding M23 family metallopeptidase, with protein MGLLHSPDRGQHRPAPDDREPPKAPGSHEGPANDPPPDGTRKPGPPADAEPTDRAPSDGTPTNRAPTDSAPSDDRPEPTRRRRRPGPFTLLALPGLTVVLGFAGFMAATGRLSSAWPEESDPHTTAAGAPSTDRVDASYVPWLREAARTCTLLKPSVLAAQIDRTSGWNTDPATLSGSVGIAGFTESQWRTWGKDADGNGRSSPRDPVDAIMALARQDCALAEDVTRLRTRGTVSGELLDLTLAAYTVGADSVTRAGRVPAAARTYLAEVGKLSARYRAFDREKKADPGGGASGILAPPVTTLVVSSPFGTREHPLTGVTKLHTGVDFAASRAAPVSAARQGRVVFAGMTKAYGNRVVIDHGTLGGRRLETTYSHMSSLLVTAGQSVQTGAAVGFVGSTGLSTGPHLHFEVLVDGTYTDPMPWLAAH; from the coding sequence ATGGGACTCCTGCACTCCCCCGATCGCGGGCAGCACCGCCCGGCGCCCGATGACCGCGAGCCCCCAAAGGCACCGGGGAGTCACGAGGGACCGGCGAACGACCCGCCACCGGACGGGACACGGAAGCCCGGACCGCCCGCCGACGCCGAGCCGACGGACAGAGCACCGTCGGACGGAACGCCGACGAACAGAGCGCCGACGGACAGTGCGCCGTCGGACGACCGGCCCGAGCCCACCCGCCGCCGTCGCCGCCCCGGTCCGTTCACCCTGCTGGCGCTGCCCGGGCTGACCGTCGTCCTGGGTTTCGCGGGGTTCATGGCAGCGACGGGCCGCCTCTCCTCGGCCTGGCCGGAGGAGTCGGACCCGCACACGACGGCCGCGGGCGCCCCCTCGACGGACCGGGTCGACGCGTCCTACGTCCCGTGGCTACGGGAGGCGGCCAGGACCTGCACCCTCCTGAAACCGTCCGTCCTCGCCGCCCAGATCGACCGGACGTCCGGCTGGAACACCGACCCCGCCACGCTCTCCGGCTCCGTGGGGATCGCCGGATTCACCGAGAGCCAGTGGCGGACCTGGGGCAAGGACGCCGACGGCAACGGGAGGTCGTCACCCCGCGACCCGGTGGACGCCATCATGGCGCTCGCCCGGCAGGACTGCGCCCTCGCCGAGGACGTCACCCGGCTCAGAACCAGGGGAACCGTGTCGGGGGAGCTTCTCGACCTCACCCTGGCCGCGTACACGGTCGGTGCGGACTCCGTGACGCGTGCGGGCCGCGTGCCGGCCGCGGCACGGACGTATCTCGCGGAGGTCGGGAAACTGTCCGCGCGATACCGGGCCTTCGACCGCGAGAAGAAGGCGGACCCCGGCGGCGGAGCGAGCGGGATCCTGGCCCCACCGGTGACCACCCTGGTGGTCAGCTCCCCCTTCGGGACCCGCGAACACCCCCTCACGGGCGTCACCAAGCTGCACACCGGCGTGGACTTCGCCGCCTCGCGCGCGGCTCCGGTGTCCGCCGCTCGCCAGGGGCGGGTGGTGTTCGCCGGCATGACCAAGGCGTACGGGAACCGCGTCGTGATCGATCACGGCACGCTCGGCGGGAGACGGCTGGAGACCACCTACAGCCACATGTCGTCCCTGCTGGTCACGGCGGGCCAGAGCGTGCAGACCGGGGCCGCGGTCGGGTTCGTCGGCTCGACGGGCCTGTCGACCGGCCCCCACCTGCACTTCGAGGTGCTCGTCGACGGCACGTACACGGACCCGATGCCCTGGCTGGCCGCCCACTGA
- a CDS encoding helix-turn-helix transcriptional regulator produces MRSEGQEFGFERGHGRHGGHGGPGPRGRGLFEGRRGAFGPFGPGGPGGFGGPGFGPGPWGGGRGGRGGPRGRARRGDVRASILALLKDRPMHGYEMIQEIAERSGGAWKPSPGSVYPTLQLLEDEGLITSAAEGGKKLFSLTEEGRGAAEEGPEAPWEEAGRGVDWETLQEIRQAGFGLMEAFGQVWKTGSKDQRDKALAVINEARKKLYLILADED; encoded by the coding sequence ATGCGTTCCGAAGGACAGGAATTCGGATTCGAACGTGGACATGGCCGCCATGGTGGCCACGGGGGGCCCGGCCCGCGGGGCAGGGGCCTCTTCGAGGGGCGGCGCGGGGCTTTCGGGCCCTTCGGGCCGGGCGGCCCCGGCGGCTTCGGCGGACCCGGCTTCGGCCCGGGTCCGTGGGGCGGCGGGCGCGGTGGCCGGGGAGGCCCCAGGGGCAGGGCGCGGCGCGGAGACGTACGCGCGTCGATCCTGGCGCTGCTCAAGGACCGGCCCATGCACGGCTACGAGATGATCCAGGAGATCGCCGAGCGCAGCGGCGGGGCGTGGAAGCCGAGCCCGGGTTCGGTCTACCCCACCCTCCAGTTGCTGGAGGACGAGGGCCTCATCACGAGTGCGGCCGAGGGTGGCAAGAAGCTGTTCTCGCTCACCGAGGAAGGCCGAGGCGCTGCCGAGGAGGGGCCCGAGGCGCCCTGGGAAGAGGCCGGGCGCGGGGTCGACTGGGAGACGCTGCAGGAGATCCGGCAGGCCGGCTTCGGTCTCATGGAGGCCTTCGGCCAGGTCTGGAAGACCGGCAGCAAGGACCAGCGCGACAAGGCGCTGGCGGTCATCAACGAAGCCCGCAAGAAGCTGTACCTGATCCTCGCCGACGAGGACTGA
- a CDS encoding CPBP family intramembrane glutamic endopeptidase, translated as MQVEAGTPAGSFPEERLTRRIFRDETLLVLALSLGASGVSALISFVGSVTKPGGLKDQAATLNASAAPGRPWLDLAWQLFGIASALVPVALVAHLLLREGQGLRVIGFDRTRPWPDLGRGAAVAAVIGSTGIAFYLLARGFGANLTVVPEALPDVWWKFPVLILSAVQNAVLEEVIVVGYLLRRLGQLGWTPGTALVASAVLRGSYHLYQGIGGFIGNMVMGVVFVYLYRRWGRVGPLVVAHSLLDIGAFVGYALLAGKVGWLPTA; from the coding sequence GTGCAGGTGGAGGCGGGGACGCCGGCCGGTTCTTTTCCTGAGGAGCGGCTGACGAGAAGGATCTTCCGGGACGAGACTCTGCTCGTCCTGGCGCTCTCGCTCGGGGCGAGCGGAGTGTCCGCCCTGATCAGCTTTGTCGGATCGGTCACCAAACCGGGCGGTCTCAAGGACCAGGCGGCCACGCTGAACGCCTCGGCCGCGCCGGGCCGGCCCTGGCTGGATCTGGCGTGGCAGCTGTTCGGGATCGCGTCGGCCCTGGTGCCCGTCGCGCTGGTCGCGCACCTTCTGCTGCGGGAGGGTCAGGGGCTGCGGGTGATCGGGTTCGACCGGACGCGGCCCTGGCCCGACCTCGGGCGCGGAGCCGCCGTCGCGGCGGTGATCGGCAGCACGGGCATCGCCTTCTATCTGCTGGCGCGCGGGTTCGGCGCCAACCTCACCGTCGTGCCCGAGGCGTTGCCCGACGTGTGGTGGAAGTTCCCGGTGCTGATCCTGTCGGCGGTGCAGAACGCCGTGCTGGAGGAGGTCATCGTCGTCGGCTATCTGCTGCGCCGCCTGGGCCAGTTGGGCTGGACGCCCGGCACCGCCCTGGTGGCGAGCGCGGTCCTGCGTGGCTCGTACCACCTCTACCAGGGCATCGGCGGCTTCATCGGCAACATGGTGATGGGCGTCGTCTTCGTCTATCTGTACCGGCGGTGGGGCCGGGTCGGGCCCCTCGTGGTCGCGCACTCGCTGCTCGACATCGGGGCGTTCGTCGGGTACGCGCTGCTGGCGGGGAAGGTGGGGTGGCTCCCCACGGCGTGA
- a CDS encoding DUF5999 family protein — translation MCQHQPPCPSAESADRESARLVAHHPEQGWSLLCNGVLLFEDTGELLPDGQIIAPHRPLGSEHVMTAA, via the coding sequence ATGTGCCAGCACCAGCCACCCTGTCCGTCAGCCGAATCAGCCGACCGGGAGTCCGCGCGTCTCGTGGCGCACCACCCGGAGCAGGGATGGAGCCTGCTGTGCAACGGCGTTCTGCTCTTCGAGGACACCGGTGAGCTCCTGCCTGACGGCCAGATCATCGCGCCGCACCGCCCCCTGGGCAGCGAGCACGTGATGACGGCGGCCTGA
- a CDS encoding glutamate--cysteine ligase: MGEKVVAGSFDLSDRQRYRGKLRECLAGLARLLEEKRFDRPKNLMGLEIELNLAGPDGMPRMMNAQVLERIASHDFQTELAMFNLEVNIAPHRLGGRVFDQLAEELGTSLAYAHRKAAEVDAGIVMIGILPTIDRDDLVSSNLSDGDRYTLLNDQIVAARGEDFALDIEGVEHLVCTSRSIAPEAACTSVQLHLQVTPARFADVWNAAQAVAAAQVVVGANSPFLFGRELWRESRPPLFQQSTDTRPPELQAQGVRPRTWFGERWISSAYDLFEENLRFFPPLLPICDEEDPLEVLDAGGVPKLAELVLHNGTVYRWNRPVYGIADGVPHLRVENRVLPAGPSVTDVVANAAFYYGLVRALAEEARPVWTRLPFASAAANFDAACRHGIDARLEWPRRGRYGGTAEVDAVGLIRDELLPLAAVGLDAWGVEPVDRDFYLGVIEDRCRLRVNGATWQAATFHQALEKGMTRDAALAATTRRYGELMHLGEPVHTWPVGLPEPVRLG; encoded by the coding sequence ATGGGAGAGAAGGTCGTGGCAGGGTCGTTCGACCTGTCCGATCGCCAGCGCTACCGCGGCAAGCTCCGGGAGTGTCTGGCGGGGCTGGCGCGACTGCTGGAGGAGAAGCGGTTCGATCGCCCGAAGAATCTCATGGGACTGGAGATCGAGCTGAATCTCGCCGGACCCGACGGCATGCCCAGAATGATGAATGCGCAAGTACTCGAAAGGATTGCGAGTCACGACTTCCAAACGGAACTTGCCATGTTCAACCTGGAAGTCAACATAGCTCCACACCGGTTGGGCGGCCGGGTATTCGACCAACTCGCCGAGGAGCTGGGCACTTCACTGGCATATGCGCACCGAAAGGCCGCCGAGGTCGATGCCGGAATCGTGATGATCGGGATTCTGCCGACGATCGACCGGGACGACCTGGTCTCGTCGAACCTGTCGGACGGTGACCGCTACACCCTGCTCAACGACCAGATCGTGGCCGCCCGCGGTGAGGACTTCGCGCTCGACATCGAGGGCGTGGAGCACCTGGTGTGCACGTCGAGGTCCATCGCGCCGGAAGCCGCCTGCACATCGGTGCAGTTGCACCTCCAGGTCACCCCGGCGCGCTTCGCGGACGTGTGGAACGCCGCGCAGGCGGTGGCCGCCGCGCAGGTCGTGGTCGGTGCCAACTCGCCCTTCCTGTTCGGACGTGAGCTGTGGCGCGAGTCGAGGCCGCCGCTGTTCCAGCAGTCCACCGACACCCGTCCGCCCGAACTGCAGGCCCAGGGGGTGCGGCCGCGCACGTGGTTCGGCGAGCGGTGGATCTCCTCGGCCTACGACCTCTTCGAGGAGAACCTGCGCTTCTTCCCGCCTCTGCTGCCGATCTGCGACGAGGAGGACCCGCTTGAGGTCCTCGACGCGGGAGGCGTTCCCAAGCTCGCCGAACTCGTCCTGCACAACGGCACGGTGTACCGGTGGAACCGGCCCGTGTACGGCATCGCCGACGGCGTCCCGCATCTGCGTGTCGAGAACCGTGTGCTGCCCGCGGGCCCGAGCGTCACCGATGTCGTCGCCAACGCCGCCTTCTACTACGGTCTCGTCCGCGCCCTCGCGGAGGAGGCGCGGCCGGTGTGGACGAGGCTGCCGTTCGCGTCCGCCGCCGCGAACTTCGACGCCGCGTGCCGGCACGGCATCGACGCGCGGCTGGAGTGGCCGCGGCGTGGCCGGTACGGCGGCACCGCGGAGGTCGACGCGGTCGGCCTGATCCGCGACGAGTTGCTGCCGCTCGCCGCGGTGGGCCTGGACGCGTGGGGGGTGGAGCCCGTCGACCGCGACTTCTACCTCGGGGTGATCGAGGACCGGTGCCGGCTGCGCGTCAACGGGGCGACCTGGCAGGCGGCGACCTTCCACCAGGCGCTGGAGAAGGGCATGACCCGGGACGCGGCGCTGGCCGCGACCACCCGGCGCTACGGCGAGTTGATGCATCTCGGGGAGCCGGTGCACACCTGGCCGGTGGGGCTGCCGGAGCCGGTGCGCCTCGGGTGA
- a CDS encoding PhzF family phenazine biosynthesis protein, which yields MRIRIVDAFTDRPFTGNPAGVLLLGPDGFPEDEWLQNVALEVNHAETAFAHPLPEGGDADWALRWFTPVSEVAMCGHATLATAHVLRTTGTHTGPVRFATRSGVLHASSREDGTLTLDFPTAPLTPVDVPDGVARALGADPLAVFDTGPNIGDLLIEVADEKTVRGLTPDLGALARYSGRGVIATARSADPGRGYDFVSRCFFPNLGIDEDPVTGSAHTALAPFWSERLGRPDLTGLQASPRSGLVRTAVRGDRTLLTGGAVTVIEGELLV from the coding sequence ATGCGGATTCGAATCGTCGACGCCTTCACCGACCGCCCCTTCACGGGCAACCCGGCCGGGGTCCTGCTCCTCGGCCCGGACGGCTTCCCCGAGGACGAGTGGCTGCAGAACGTGGCCCTGGAGGTCAATCACGCGGAGACCGCGTTCGCGCACCCACTTCCCGAGGGCGGCGACGCCGACTGGGCGCTGCGCTGGTTCACACCCGTGAGCGAGGTCGCGATGTGCGGGCACGCAACCCTGGCCACCGCGCACGTCCTGCGCACGACGGGCACCCACACGGGTCCGGTGCGGTTCGCCACCCGCAGCGGGGTGCTCCACGCCTCGTCCCGGGAGGACGGCACCCTCACCCTGGACTTCCCGACCGCGCCGCTGACCCCGGTCGACGTGCCGGACGGAGTCGCGCGGGCGCTCGGCGCCGATCCGCTCGCGGTCTTCGACACGGGTCCGAACATCGGTGACCTGCTGATCGAGGTCGCCGACGAGAAGACGGTGCGCGGGCTGACCCCGGACCTCGGGGCGCTGGCCCGGTACTCCGGGCGCGGCGTCATCGCGACGGCCCGCTCCGCCGACCCCGGCCGGGGCTACGACTTCGTCTCGCGGTGCTTCTTCCCGAACCTCGGCATCGACGAGGACCCGGTCACCGGCAGCGCGCACACGGCCCTCGCGCCGTTCTGGTCCGAGCGTCTCGGCCGCCCCGACCTGACCGGACTGCAGGCCTCACCGCGCTCCGGGCTCGTACGGACCGCGGTGCGCGGCGACCGCACCCTGCTGACCGGTGGCGCGGTCACGGTCATCGAGGGCGAACTGCTGGTGTGA
- a CDS encoding EamA family transporter: MPVHRSQGNQGNRGKGVGLGLALASAVAFGGSGVAAKPLIEAGLDPLHVVWLRVTGAALVMLPSAVRHRALLRRRPALLAGFGLLAVAGVQACYFAAISRIPVGVALLVEYLAPALVLGWVRFVQRRPVTRAAALGVVLAAGGLACVVEVWSGLGFDVLGLLLALGAACCQVGYFVLSDQGGDAGEEAPDPIGVIAYGLLLGSLVLTVVARPWAMDWPVLGRDADMNGTSVPAAVLLGWIVLIATVVAYVTGVLSVRRLSPQVAGVVACLEAVIATVLAWVLLGEHLSAPQIAGGVVVLAGAFIAQSSAPVKSSDGPVLGGVAGVEAGDPERELTVRA, translated from the coding sequence GTGCCCGTGCACAGGTCTCAGGGGAATCAGGGCAATCGTGGGAAGGGCGTCGGTCTCGGCCTCGCCCTCGCGTCGGCGGTCGCCTTCGGCGGATCGGGCGTCGCGGCGAAACCGCTGATCGAAGCGGGCCTCGACCCGCTCCACGTGGTCTGGTTGAGGGTCACGGGCGCCGCCCTGGTGATGCTGCCGTCGGCCGTGCGCCATCGGGCGCTGCTGCGCCGGCGCCCCGCGCTGCTGGCCGGGTTCGGGCTGCTCGCCGTGGCCGGCGTCCAGGCCTGCTACTTCGCGGCGATCTCCCGCATACCCGTCGGTGTGGCCCTGCTCGTCGAGTATCTCGCGCCCGCGCTCGTGCTCGGCTGGGTGCGGTTCGTGCAGCGCAGGCCCGTGACGCGTGCCGCGGCGCTCGGTGTCGTGCTCGCGGCGGGCGGACTCGCCTGCGTGGTCGAGGTGTGGTCCGGGCTGGGCTTCGACGTCCTGGGGCTGCTGCTCGCGCTGGGCGCGGCGTGCTGTCAGGTCGGCTACTTCGTCCTGTCCGACCAGGGCGGCGACGCGGGGGAGGAGGCGCCGGATCCGATCGGAGTCATCGCGTACGGACTGCTCCTCGGCTCGCTGGTGCTGACGGTCGTCGCACGGCCCTGGGCGATGGACTGGCCGGTGCTGGGCCGCGACGCGGACATGAACGGGACCTCCGTGCCGGCCGCTGTGCTCCTGGGCTGGATCGTCCTGATAGCGACCGTCGTCGCGTACGTCACCGGAGTGCTCTCCGTGCGTCGCCTCTCCCCTCAGGTCGCGGGTGTCGTGGCCTGTCTGGAGGCGGTCATCGCCACGGTGCTCGCCTGGGTCCTGCTCGGTGAGCACCTGTCCGCTCCGCAGATCGCCGGAGGAGTGGTCGTGCTGGCCGGCGCCTTCATCGCCCAGTCCTCGGCGCCGGTGAAGTCCTCGGACGGGCCGGTCCTGGGCGGTGTGGCCGGAGTCGAAGCCGGTGACCCGGAAAGGGAGTTGACGGTCCGCGCCTGA
- a CDS encoding Clp protease N-terminal domain-containing protein, protein MSSRIPAQPAAESGFHRTELEAGLSDELASVVSAARRRALRDGDRQIDTAHLLHSLLESDPRVRAVFDGGPQVARLLGYLVQRSIGYGLRWQGAVEDSGAVPVAAEAGWSPAAAGAMERACARAGPRGGTGARCLDLLAAIVADPRTRAVEVLRRAGVDARVLPPRIESVSRSACADEEWTRE, encoded by the coding sequence GTGTCATCCCGTATCCCCGCGCAGCCGGCCGCCGAGAGCGGCTTCCATCGGACGGAACTCGAGGCCGGGCTCAGTGACGAGCTGGCCTCGGTGGTCTCCGCCGCGCGCAGGCGGGCGCTGCGCGACGGGGACCGGCAGATCGACACGGCCCATCTGCTGCACTCGCTGCTGGAGTCCGACCCGCGGGTGCGTGCCGTCTTCGACGGTGGCCCGCAGGTCGCCCGGCTGCTCGGCTACCTCGTCCAGCGGAGCATCGGCTACGGACTGCGCTGGCAGGGTGCCGTGGAGGACTCCGGCGCGGTGCCGGTGGCCGCCGAGGCGGGCTGGTCCCCGGCCGCGGCCGGTGCCATGGAGCGCGCGTGCGCGCGTGCCGGGCCGCGCGGTGGGACGGGGGCGCGCTGTCTCGACCTGCTCGCGGCGATCGTCGCCGATCCGCGCACGCGGGCCGTCGAGGTGCTCCGGCGCGCGGGCGTGGACGCCCGGGTGCTGCCGCCGCGCATCGAGAGCGTGTCGAGGAGCGCGTGCGCGGACGAGGAGTGGACTCGGGAGTGA
- a CDS encoding substrate-binding and VWA domain-containing protein, with protein sequence MGRHSLPHASGAGAADPRPRPRRRTVTLAIALVLTVAAGGAAAAGGGLFSIGSSCQDSAVHITVAASPDLAPALKAIAGQAHERGVTSDGRCIDVAVTARESYEVAAALGSGRGAGIQAWVPDSDLWVDGVTARSGAIQITKAGNVASSPVGVAMVPSAAESLGWPAKTYTWAELADASTRGDRLRLGAADPAHSATGLLALTRIGGAPDPAKGDGIRTAALAKSLSPRTSGSDGQVLDTLPRDSSAAEQSDPTHNQALFLSEQAAFAHNTSSDRGLGLDVFYPEDGSPRLDYPFALVDRPRLTTDESRAALRFLTFAGEPAGQRVLQRSGFRTADDGVSGALVAKAGGRAPQPFDRAAGEPLPEKAVEETLGTWTITVQSARITAVVDASASMSQPVPGTGRTRMDVTKAALLQALATFTTEDEIGLWKFSTRLDGDRDYRVLVPTRRLGDQEGGNAQRARLAAAFNALNPVPNGATGLYDTTLAAYKQATSGYAKGRFNAVVLLTDGVNEDPGSISRADLVSRLRQLADPERPVPLIAIAVGPDADRAEVEDIAKATGGSGQEVTDPAQIHSVILKAIVRAAALSHG encoded by the coding sequence ATGGGACGTCACAGCTTGCCCCACGCGTCCGGGGCGGGCGCGGCCGACCCCCGTCCGCGCCCGCGTCGCCGCACGGTGACGCTCGCGATCGCGCTGGTGCTGACGGTCGCCGCCGGCGGGGCGGCCGCGGCCGGCGGCGGGCTGTTCTCCATCGGTTCGTCGTGCCAGGACAGCGCCGTGCACATCACGGTCGCCGCGTCGCCCGACCTGGCACCCGCGCTGAAGGCGATCGCCGGCCAGGCCCACGAGCGCGGCGTCACGTCCGACGGACGCTGCATCGACGTCGCCGTGACCGCCCGCGAGTCGTACGAGGTCGCCGCCGCGCTGGGTTCGGGCAGGGGGGCCGGCATCCAGGCGTGGGTACCGGACTCCGACCTGTGGGTGGACGGGGTCACCGCCCGGAGCGGGGCGATCCAGATCACCAAGGCGGGCAACGTGGCCTCCTCACCGGTCGGTGTGGCGATGGTCCCGTCCGCCGCCGAGTCGCTCGGGTGGCCCGCCAAGACGTACACCTGGGCCGAGCTGGCCGACGCCTCGACGCGGGGCGACCGGCTCAGGCTGGGTGCGGCGGACCCGGCGCACAGCGCGACCGGTCTGCTCGCGCTGACCCGGATCGGCGGCGCCCCGGACCCGGCCAAGGGCGACGGCATCCGCACCGCGGCCCTCGCCAAGTCGCTCTCCCCGCGCACGTCCGGCAGCGACGGACAGGTGCTGGACACCCTCCCCCGCGACTCCTCCGCGGCCGAACAGAGCGACCCGACGCACAACCAGGCGCTGTTCCTCTCCGAACAGGCGGCGTTCGCCCACAACACCTCGTCCGACCGCGGGCTCGGACTCGACGTGTTCTATCCCGAGGACGGCTCACCACGGCTCGACTACCCCTTCGCCCTCGTGGACCGGCCGCGGCTGACCACCGACGAGAGCCGGGCCGCGCTGCGCTTCCTGACGTTCGCGGGCGAGCCGGCGGGGCAGCGGGTCCTCCAGCGGTCCGGGTTCCGCACGGCCGACGACGGGGTGTCAGGCGCGCTGGTGGCGAAGGCCGGCGGCCGCGCCCCGCAGCCCTTCGACCGCGCCGCCGGTGAACCCCTCCCGGAGAAGGCGGTCGAGGAGACGCTCGGCACGTGGACGATCACCGTGCAGAGCGCCCGGATCACCGCGGTCGTCGACGCGTCCGCCTCCATGTCGCAGCCGGTGCCGGGCACCGGCCGGACCCGTATGGACGTCACCAAGGCGGCCCTCCTCCAGGCGCTCGCCACCTTCACCACGGAGGACGAGATCGGGCTGTGGAAGTTCTCCACGCGTCTCGACGGCGACCGCGACTACCGGGTGCTCGTGCCGACGCGACGGCTCGGCGACCAGGAGGGCGGCAACGCCCAGCGGGCGCGGCTGGCGGCGGCCTTCAACGCCCTGAATCCCGTGCCGAACGGCGCGACCGGTCTGTACGACACGACCCTCGCCGCGTACAAGCAGGCCACCTCCGGCTATGCGAAGGGCAGGTTCAACGCGGTGGTCCTGCTGACCGACGGCGTCAACGAGGACCCGGGGAGCATCTCGCGCGCCGACCTCGTCTCCCGCCTGCGGCAGCTCGCCGACCCGGAGCGCCCGGTGCCGCTGATCGCCATCGCGGTGGGTCCGGACGCGGACCGGGCGGAGGTCGAGGACATCGCCAAGGCGACCGGTGGCTCGGGCCAGGAGGTCACCGACCCCGCACAGATCCACTCGGTGATCCTCAAGGCCATCGTCCGCGCGGCGGCGCTCAGCCACGGCTGA